In Chryseobacterium gotjawalense, the following are encoded in one genomic region:
- a CDS encoding acyl-CoA dehydrogenase family protein: MSYYPLNSIPDYYGIDSLLTEEHLLIRQSVRDWVESFVMPKIDEAAQNHTDIPNLMKELGKVGALGPYIPEEYGGSGLDQISYGIIMQELERGDSAVRSAASVQSSLVMFPINEYGSEEQKKKFLPQLASGDMIGAFGLTEPNHGSDPSSMETYFVDKGDHYLLNGAKMWITNAPLCDIAVVWAKNEEGKVQGLIVQRDFEGFTTPETHNKWSLRASKTGELVFDNVKVPKENVLPKVIGLKGPLSCLNSARYGISWGVIGSAIDCYCTAVQYSKERTQFGKPIAGFQLQQKKLAEFLTEITKAQLLCLQLGNLKNAHKATPAQISMAKRNNVKMAIDIARESRQILGGMGIMGEFPMMRHAANLESVITYEGTHDIHLLITGMDITGINAFG; encoded by the coding sequence ATGTCATACTATCCACTGAATTCCATTCCAGATTATTACGGAATTGACAGTTTACTTACTGAGGAACACTTACTTATCCGCCAATCTGTTCGGGATTGGGTGGAGAGTTTTGTTATGCCCAAAATTGATGAGGCGGCACAAAATCATACCGATATTCCTAACCTGATGAAAGAATTAGGGAAAGTCGGAGCACTCGGTCCTTATATTCCGGAAGAATATGGCGGTTCCGGTTTAGATCAAATTTCATACGGAATCATAATGCAGGAGCTTGAAAGAGGCGATTCTGCGGTTCGTTCAGCCGCTTCTGTTCAAAGTTCTTTGGTCATGTTTCCAATTAATGAATACGGTTCTGAGGAACAAAAAAAGAAATTTCTTCCGCAATTGGCAAGTGGTGATATGATCGGCGCTTTCGGATTAACCGAACCCAATCACGGTTCTGATCCCAGTTCGATGGAAACTTATTTCGTAGACAAAGGCGATCATTATTTATTAAACGGCGCAAAAATGTGGATTACCAACGCGCCACTTTGTGATATCGCTGTAGTCTGGGCAAAAAATGAAGAAGGAAAAGTTCAGGGTTTAATTGTACAAAGAGATTTTGAAGGATTTACCACTCCTGAAACCCATAATAAATGGTCACTTCGGGCTTCGAAAACCGGAGAGTTGGTTTTTGATAATGTGAAAGTTCCAAAAGAAAATGTATTACCGAAAGTTATAGGTTTGAAAGGACCTTTATCCTGTTTAAACTCTGCACGGTACGGTATTTCCTGGGGTGTAATCGGCTCAGCCATCGACTGTTACTGCACGGCAGTTCAATATTCAAAAGAGAGAACACAATTTGGAAAACCAATTGCAGGATTTCAATTGCAACAGAAAAAGTTAGCAGAATTCTTAACAGAAATCACCAAAGCACAATTGCTTTGTCTTCAGTTAGGAAATTTAAAAAATGCTCATAAAGCAACGCCTGCACAAATTTCAATGGCGAAAAGAAACAACGTGAAAATGGCCATCGACATTGCGAGAGAATCCCGACAAATTCTTGGCGGAATGGGAATTATGGGCGAATTCCCGATGATGCGTCATGCAGCGAATTTAGAATCCGTCATCACTTACGAAGGAACCCACGATATTCATTTGTTGATAACCGGCATGGATATTACCGGAATTAATGCGTTTGGATAA
- a CDS encoding PD-(D/E)XK nuclease family protein, with translation MKFLNKIITELLAQDVDLSAFNIVLPGKRPVVFINKILKEKHYSGMLPNFFTIEDLIKEIADRQPVQGIALWLFSFDVYRQIQPSEDFANFLKWFPTIVKDWDDILKFSDSDKAVLEYMFDDEQIKNWSENLEVREDGSLRKFLNFWQKMNLFLPLLKQKLNEKNWATSGMIHETAKNKIKEYAQKTEGKFVFCGFNAFTPVEEKLVRNLMQWDKAQCFFQADEYYINDERQEAGKFLRIIKTWKEFNESRNFNWIENDFAQPKNIKVYEVSGNITQAKVLPEIFAEINDENLSKTAVVLLDENLLPTCLDAMSSVEHLNITMGFPLKNLGFSNAMKQLFYLQKQLEKKDSSYYYNDVLSVLEELPNEEIDQQIILDFKSKIEERNIVYISKKQFKEFLSELSYFNLFEKPNSVKEFIDLIIAYCYQLKYRDLDDILYENISHFEKSFKIIKNQLSPYSFEIKMETLEVLINQLVNSETIDFQGEPLQGLQVMGLLETRLLNFENIILLSTNEGKLPLGNSQNTYLPFDVRQHFHMHTFLENDSIYAYHFYRLLQDSQHVHLLFNALSSGVNTGEKSRFITQIEIEDQHHQIENIIIENSSEPINKQLIQIEKSSSVLQKLEEWKKRVSPSHLTSFIYNPVDFYLTKILGTRETSEMEEELSQRSYGNLVHYALQIIYEKNLGKVLTVNDLEFSNQQLLEVMNQAIIKLNHQTDFYEKGMNYIHKSIAERVVRTILEVDKKLIADGNTLEILSVEGNFENIDYFLNKQKTDKVSFYGFIDRIDRLNGKLRIIDYKTAKTKNLLIKEAKKEEEAEKLEQLFFRDDFKQAMQLCIYAYAVLNEKKYPDNFVECGIWSFAEANKGVQNLQIYGDEEISNQSLVSPMNWIKNVIVEILNPENDFVEEVKTSW, from the coding sequence ATGAAATTTTTAAATAAAATTATTACTGAACTTTTAGCACAAGATGTTGATTTGTCGGCATTTAATATTGTTCTTCCCGGTAAAAGACCTGTGGTTTTTATCAATAAAATATTGAAAGAAAAACACTATTCGGGAATGTTGCCGAACTTTTTTACGATTGAAGATTTAATTAAAGAAATTGCAGACCGACAACCGGTTCAGGGAATCGCTTTATGGCTATTTTCTTTTGATGTCTATCGGCAAATTCAACCGTCAGAAGATTTTGCGAATTTCTTGAAATGGTTTCCGACCATCGTAAAAGATTGGGATGATATTTTGAAATTTTCGGATTCTGACAAAGCAGTTTTAGAATATATGTTTGATGACGAACAAATAAAAAACTGGTCCGAAAACTTAGAAGTCCGCGAAGACGGATCTTTGCGGAAGTTCCTCAATTTCTGGCAAAAAATGAATTTGTTTTTACCTTTATTAAAGCAAAAACTTAACGAAAAAAATTGGGCAACTTCAGGAATGATTCACGAAACGGCCAAAAATAAAATTAAAGAATATGCGCAAAAAACAGAAGGTAAATTTGTCTTTTGTGGCTTTAATGCATTTACGCCGGTAGAAGAAAAACTCGTTAGAAACCTGATGCAGTGGGATAAAGCGCAATGTTTCTTTCAGGCTGATGAATATTATATTAATGATGAAAGGCAGGAAGCCGGAAAGTTTTTACGCATCATCAAAACATGGAAAGAATTTAATGAAAGCAGAAATTTCAACTGGATTGAAAATGATTTTGCACAACCGAAAAATATCAAAGTGTATGAAGTTTCGGGAAATATAACGCAGGCGAAAGTTTTGCCCGAAATTTTCGCGGAAATCAACGATGAAAATCTATCAAAAACCGCCGTTGTTTTATTAGATGAAAATCTGCTTCCAACGTGTTTAGATGCGATGAGCAGTGTAGAACATCTGAATATCACGATGGGATTCCCGTTGAAAAATCTTGGTTTCAGCAATGCCATGAAACAACTTTTTTACCTGCAAAAACAGCTGGAGAAAAAAGATTCTTCTTATTATTACAATGATGTTTTATCGGTTTTAGAGGAACTTCCGAATGAAGAAATTGATCAGCAGATCATTTTGGATTTTAAATCAAAAATTGAAGAAAGAAATATCGTTTACATTTCCAAAAAGCAGTTTAAGGAATTTTTATCAGAACTTTCTTATTTTAATTTATTTGAAAAACCCAATTCTGTTAAAGAGTTTATAGATTTGATTATTGCCTATTGTTATCAATTGAAATACAGAGATTTAGATGACATTTTATATGAAAATATTTCTCACTTTGAGAAAAGTTTTAAAATTATTAAAAATCAACTTTCGCCTTATTCATTTGAAATAAAAATGGAAACGCTGGAGGTTTTAATTAATCAGTTGGTAAATTCGGAAACGATTGATTTTCAAGGAGAACCACTTCAGGGATTGCAAGTGATGGGACTTTTGGAAACGCGTTTATTGAACTTTGAAAATATTATTCTGCTTTCTACCAACGAAGGAAAACTCCCTCTTGGAAATTCTCAAAATACCTATCTGCCTTTCGATGTTCGCCAACATTTTCATATGCATACTTTTTTAGAAAATGACAGTATTTATGCGTATCACTTTTACCGGTTGTTACAGGATTCTCAGCATGTTCATTTGCTTTTTAATGCTTTAAGTTCCGGCGTAAATACGGGTGAAAAAAGCCGTTTTATTACCCAGATAGAAATTGAAGATCAACACCATCAAATTGAAAATATCATCATTGAAAATTCGTCTGAGCCGATTAACAAACAGTTAATTCAGATTGAAAAATCTTCTTCGGTTCTTCAAAAATTAGAGGAATGGAAAAAGAGAGTTTCGCCATCACATCTTACATCATTTATTTATAATCCGGTTGATTTTTATCTGACCAAAATTTTGGGAACCCGCGAAACCAGCGAAATGGAAGAAGAACTTTCCCAAAGAAGTTATGGTAATCTCGTGCATTATGCACTACAAATTATTTATGAGAAAAATTTAGGTAAAGTTTTAACTGTTAACGATTTAGAATTTTCAAATCAACAATTGCTTGAAGTAATGAATCAGGCGATTATTAAATTGAATCATCAGACCGATTTTTATGAAAAGGGAATGAATTACATTCATAAATCAATTGCAGAAAGGGTAGTGCGCACTATTTTGGAGGTCGATAAAAAATTAATTGCAGACGGAAATACGTTAGAAATTTTAAGTGTCGAAGGAAATTTTGAAAATATCGATTATTTTTTAAACAAACAGAAAACGGATAAAGTTTCCTTTTACGGATTTATCGACCGGATTGACCGACTGAACGGAAAGTTAAGAATCATTGATTACAAAACGGCAAAAACCAAAAATCTTCTCATTAAAGAAGCCAAAAAAGAAGAGGAAGCAGAAAAACTCGAACAGTTGTTTTTTAGAGATGATTTCAAACAGGCAATGCAGTTATGTATTTATGCTTATGCGGTTTTAAATGAGAAAAAATATCCCGATAATTTCGTAGAATGCGGAATCTGGAGTTTCGCTGAAGCCAACAAAGGCGTTCAGAATTTACAGATTTATGGTGACGAAGAAATTTCGAATCAATCATTGGTAAGTCCTATGAATTGGATTAAAAACGTGATTGTAGAAATTCTGAATCCGGAAAATGATTTTGTAGAAGAAGTGAAAACCAGTTGGTAA
- the kdsA gene encoding 3-deoxy-8-phosphooctulonate synthase, producing the protein MIQYLDNIHHKNSKNFFLIAGPCIIEGEEMALNIAEKIVEMTNKYEIPYIFKGSFKKANRSRVDSFTTIGEEKSLEILRKVGETFNIPTTTDIHENEHAALAAQYVDVLQIPAFLVRQTDLLIAAAKTGKCVSLKKGQFLSPESMQFAVQKVNDSGNPKTAIIERGNSFGYTDLVVDFRGIPTMRKFAPVILDVTHSLQQPNQSSGVTGGRPELIETIAKAGIAVGADGLFIETHPDPSVALSDGANMLRLDKLEELLQKLTRVREAIL; encoded by the coding sequence ATGATTCAATACTTAGATAACATCCATCACAAAAATTCTAAAAACTTTTTCCTGATCGCAGGTCCCTGCATTATTGAAGGCGAAGAAATGGCTTTGAATATCGCTGAGAAAATTGTGGAAATGACCAATAAATATGAGATTCCCTACATTTTCAAAGGAAGTTTCAAAAAAGCAAACCGAAGCAGAGTAGATTCTTTCACCACAATCGGTGAAGAAAAATCTTTGGAAATTCTTAGAAAAGTAGGAGAGACTTTCAATATTCCAACCACGACCGATATTCATGAAAATGAACACGCAGCTTTGGCGGCACAATATGTTGATGTTTTGCAAATTCCAGCCTTTTTAGTTCGTCAAACCGACTTATTAATCGCCGCTGCAAAAACAGGAAAATGTGTAAGTTTGAAAAAAGGTCAGTTCCTTTCTCCAGAATCCATGCAGTTTGCGGTACAGAAAGTAAACGATTCAGGGAATCCAAAAACAGCAATTATTGAAAGAGGAAATTCTTTTGGCTACACTGATTTAGTCGTTGATTTCAGGGGAATTCCGACGATGAGAAAATTTGCTCCTGTGATTTTAGATGTCACCCATTCATTACAGCAACCCAATCAAAGTTCCGGCGTCACCGGCGGAAGACCCGAGTTAATTGAAACCATTGCAAAAGCAGGAATCGCAGTTGGTGCAGATGGTCTGTTTATCGAAACGCATCCAGATCCAAGTGTCGCACTTTCCGATGGAGCCAATATGCTCCGTCTTGATAAACTCGAGGAATTACTGCAGAAATTAACCCGCGTCCGGGAAGCCATACTGTAA
- a CDS encoding DUF1697 domain-containing protein, whose amino-acid sequence MRYCAFLRGVNVNGTSMKMAEVCKVFSEVGMKEVSSVLATGNILFSSAINRSELKLILEKALSDYFHYEAFLFLKTEKEVAEIFAQNPFAKSDDSHIYIFVGIEGVEDLLLQEFNDSIKSENEKGAIVNQTFYWQISKGNTLDSNFGKILGKKSMKEKMTSRNLNTIEKIVKKF is encoded by the coding sequence TTGAGATATTGCGCTTTTCTCCGTGGAGTGAATGTTAATGGAACTTCCATGAAAATGGCAGAAGTTTGCAAAGTCTTTTCTGAGGTCGGAATGAAAGAAGTATCTTCCGTTTTAGCCACGGGAAATATTTTGTTTTCATCCGCTATCAACCGATCTGAACTGAAATTGATTTTAGAAAAAGCGCTGTCAGACTATTTCCATTACGAAGCTTTTCTTTTCCTTAAAACCGAAAAAGAAGTCGCTGAAATTTTTGCTCAAAATCCATTTGCAAAATCCGACGATTCTCACATTTATATTTTTGTCGGAATAGAAGGTGTTGAAGATTTGCTTTTACAAGAGTTCAATGATTCCATAAAATCCGAAAACGAAAAAGGAGCAATTGTCAATCAAACTTTTTACTGGCAAATTTCGAAAGGAAATACTTTAGATTCCAACTTCGGGAAAATTTTAGGCAAAAAATCCATGAAAGAAAAAATGACTTCCAGGAATTTGAATACGATTGAAAAAATTGTAAAAAAGTTTTGA
- a CDS encoding adenosine deaminase: MNALEYIKKVPKAELHLHIEGSFEPELMFEIAQRNKIEIPYSSIGELKKAYQFGNLQDFLDIYYAGANVLIHEQDFYDLTMAYFKHCAEENIVHTEIMFDPQTHTKRGVAFSTVINGMQRAREDAERQSGISSLLIMSYLRHLSEEDAFETLQQSLPFRHLIKSVGLDSSEKGNPPSKFQKVFEASVKEGYIPVAHAGEEGPAEYIYEALDLLKVARIDHGNNCLTDPKLVERLVEEKMALTVCPLSNTALRNVDDIKNHPLKKMLDLGLQVTVNSDDPAYFGGYLTQNYISCIEALNLSLEQVKQLVLNSFQYSFLPEEMKEKFIAQL, from the coding sequence ATGAACGCATTAGAATATATCAAAAAAGTTCCGAAAGCAGAATTACATCTTCACATTGAAGGCAGTTTCGAACCGGAATTAATGTTTGAAATCGCGCAGAGAAATAAGATAGAAATTCCGTATTCGAGTATCGGAGAATTAAAGAAAGCTTACCAATTTGGGAACTTACAGGATTTTCTGGATATTTATTATGCCGGAGCAAACGTTCTCATCCACGAGCAGGATTTTTATGATTTGACGATGGCTTATTTTAAACATTGCGCCGAAGAAAATATCGTGCATACCGAAATCATGTTCGATCCGCAAACCCATACGAAAAGAGGCGTAGCATTTTCCACCGTTATCAATGGAATGCAGCGCGCCAGAGAAGATGCAGAAAGACAATCCGGGATTTCTTCTTTATTAATAATGAGTTATCTGCGCCATTTATCCGAAGAAGATGCTTTCGAAACATTGCAGCAATCGCTTCCGTTCAGACACCTCATAAAATCCGTCGGTCTGGATTCTTCAGAAAAAGGAAATCCACCTTCCAAATTCCAGAAAGTTTTTGAAGCTTCAGTGAAAGAAGGTTATATTCCTGTTGCCCATGCGGGTGAAGAAGGTCCGGCAGAATACATTTACGAAGCTTTAGATTTGTTAAAAGTCGCCAGAATCGATCACGGAAACAATTGTCTGACAGACCCAAAATTGGTTGAAAGACTTGTTGAAGAGAAAATGGCTTTAACGGTTTGTCCGCTTTCGAATACCGCTCTTAGAAATGTAGATGACATCAAAAATCATCCGTTAAAAAAGATGTTGGATTTAGGTTTACAGGTAACCGTGAATTCTGACGATCCCGCTTATTTCGGCGGTTATCTTACGCAAAATTACATCAGCTGTATTGAAGCGCTCAATTTATCGCTGGAACAGGTAAAACAATTGGTTCTCAATTCCTTTCAATATTCCTTTTTACCGGAGGAAATGAAAGAAAAATTCATCGCTCAACTTTAA
- a CDS encoding glycosyltransferase family 117 protein produces the protein MKNWSFKQWNTLLGWVVFGIAFFTYLSTIEPNFSFWDCGEYISSAVKLEVTHAPGAALFQLVGAVFAVFAFGNSEHYSVVINAMSALFSAFTILFLFWTITHLVRRLLHKDFHDITKHQEISILFAGVIGALCFTFSDTFWFSAVEGEVYSMASMFIALLLWLITKWENEYSETDNERWIILIFFVTGLSVGVHMMCMLVIPAVCFIYYARNYEFSWKSFLWANVITLFILATVFKGIFPLIMTLFGKLEIFAVNGIGLPFHSGTIVAFIILIAVFVFALKYARNAKKSLYQTIVLSVIYMMIGFSCWMVIPIRANANPPMNLNDPDTAIGMLDYYNREQYGDWPTSYGQNYTAYLDANGIQKNEDGSFKTKKTGDAYEKDEKTGTYRKVGERFNYVYNTDQVSFLPRMFNEDKAVMENYISMYGAPDFTFNYANEDVADNPEAHKIFDDLRKKYEEGSIKAADYLQVKPYNLINVQRPSLVQNLNYFFTFQNGYYFVRYLMWNFVGRQNDLEGNMENNRGNWISGIPFIDNAMYGDQSQMPAKFKNESTVAFFFLPLLLGLIGFFFQLNRDFGRFYAILSLFIITSVGIIFYTGVKPFEVRERDYAMVGSFYAFAIWIGLGAGALLWYLQEKVKSNALNIGAGVILMGIPLMMGFQNYNVHDRSQRYSAYDYAYSTLKSLPKNDILFVYGDNDTYPIWGMQETSGLRDDVKVVNFTLLSTPWNIDQVKRRTYNSMPVPSVFTHEDYRDGTNDQIFLMNKKDWENIFANMKEQGAPDDVFPEFRKYLTQDSMSLKEAVNFIKMKSDDKDQILKMIFGEAKFEKFNFLPVSKFILPVNKQNALKAGTIEQKDLASTVDQITIDYKKSSMFKNNLLLMDILANFDWKRPINFSSGGIYDPENLFFLGDYLQYDGFSYRLVPIETKEREDGEMGRVDANSLYNIVKNYKWGNFKNLKVHFDETCTQNIVSYRSSASRAAEALALSGQKAKAVEILDLASREIPVAKYNDPRSLSSMVYGYIVAGQEQKGLALAEELKKGIFTEYDYYTNLSDKEQRFVSRQMRTKPMEYSLVVGAVSDAYTKIGKKEKGYDYLVKSIEPIDKKFNNFVKDLQIMGKEKAYNESEKVQKITPFYTYLFDLMKPYDSTYAKEKEAQITAAVMKATQ, from the coding sequence ATGAAAAATTGGTCTTTTAAACAATGGAATACGCTTTTAGGATGGGTAGTATTCGGAATTGCATTTTTTACTTATTTATCAACCATCGAACCGAATTTCAGTTTTTGGGATTGTGGTGAGTATATCTCGTCAGCGGTAAAACTGGAAGTGACCCACGCTCCTGGAGCAGCACTCTTCCAACTGGTAGGTGCCGTTTTTGCCGTATTTGCTTTTGGCAATAGTGAACATTACTCGGTTGTTATCAATGCAATGTCTGCTTTATTCAGCGCATTTACGATACTATTCCTCTTTTGGACCATTACGCATCTTGTTCGGAGATTGCTTCACAAAGATTTTCATGATATTACAAAACATCAGGAAATTTCCATTCTGTTTGCCGGCGTGATCGGTGCTTTGTGTTTCACCTTTTCAGATACTTTTTGGTTTTCTGCTGTAGAAGGAGAAGTTTATTCGATGGCATCCATGTTTATCGCACTTTTGTTATGGTTAATAACAAAATGGGAAAATGAGTATTCAGAAACTGATAATGAACGTTGGATTATTTTAATATTCTTTGTAACCGGTTTATCAGTAGGAGTTCACATGATGTGTATGCTTGTTATCCCAGCGGTTTGCTTTATTTACTATGCCCGTAATTATGAATTTAGCTGGAAAAGTTTCCTTTGGGCTAATGTAATAACGCTGTTTATTCTGGCAACGGTTTTTAAAGGAATCTTCCCTTTGATCATGACTTTGTTCGGTAAATTAGAGATTTTCGCAGTGAACGGAATCGGTCTCCCATTCCACTCAGGAACCATTGTTGCCTTTATTATTTTAATAGCAGTTTTCGTTTTCGCTCTTAAATACGCTCGAAATGCAAAGAAAAGCCTTTATCAGACCATCGTTCTTTCTGTCATTTATATGATGATCGGTTTTTCATGTTGGATGGTTATTCCGATCAGAGCCAACGCAAATCCACCAATGAATCTGAATGATCCGGATACCGCAATCGGCATGCTTGATTATTATAATCGGGAGCAATATGGCGATTGGCCAACTTCTTACGGTCAGAATTATACTGCTTATTTAGATGCAAACGGAATTCAGAAAAATGAAGACGGAAGCTTTAAAACAAAAAAAACGGGAGATGCTTACGAAAAGGATGAAAAAACCGGAACGTATAGAAAAGTAGGAGAGCGTTTTAATTATGTATATAATACGGATCAGGTGAGTTTTTTACCACGGATGTTCAATGAAGATAAAGCGGTAATGGAAAATTATATTTCCATGTATGGCGCGCCCGATTTCACTTTTAATTATGCCAATGAAGATGTGGCAGATAATCCGGAAGCCCACAAAATTTTTGATGATTTAAGAAAAAAATATGAAGAAGGAAGTATAAAAGCGGCAGATTATTTACAGGTAAAACCTTATAATTTAATCAATGTTCAGCGACCTTCTTTAGTGCAGAATTTAAATTATTTCTTCACCTTTCAAAATGGATATTATTTCGTAAGATATCTCATGTGGAACTTCGTTGGAAGACAAAACGACCTTGAAGGAAACATGGAAAACAACCGTGGAAACTGGATTTCCGGAATTCCATTTATTGATAATGCAATGTATGGTGACCAAAGCCAAATGCCTGCAAAATTCAAAAATGAAAGTACGGTTGCCTTTTTCTTCTTGCCCTTACTTTTAGGTTTGATTGGTTTCTTTTTCCAACTGAACCGTGATTTCGGCCGATTCTATGCGATATTGTCCTTATTTATTATTACCAGCGTCGGAATTATTTTCTATACCGGCGTGAAACCTTTTGAAGTTCGCGAAAGAGATTATGCGATGGTGGGTTCTTTCTATGCTTTCGCAATTTGGATAGGATTGGGAGCTGGAGCCCTACTTTGGTATTTGCAGGAAAAAGTAAAATCTAATGCTTTAAATATCGGTGCCGGTGTTATTTTAATGGGAATTCCTCTGATGATGGGCTTCCAGAATTATAATGTCCATGACAGAAGTCAGCGGTATTCCGCTTATGATTATGCCTATTCCACTTTAAAATCGTTACCGAAAAATGATATTCTCTTTGTGTATGGAGACAATGACACTTATCCGATTTGGGGAATGCAGGAAACTTCCGGTCTTCGGGATGATGTCAAAGTAGTGAATTTCACTTTGCTTTCAACGCCCTGGAATATCGATCAGGTGAAGAGAAGAACCTATAATTCAATGCCGGTCCCTTCTGTATTTACGCACGAAGATTATCGGGACGGCACGAATGATCAGATCTTTTTGATGAACAAAAAAGACTGGGAAAATATCTTTGCCAATATGAAAGAGCAAGGTGCGCCGGATGACGTTTTCCCTGAGTTCAGAAAATATCTGACCCAAGATTCGATGTCTTTAAAAGAAGCCGTCAACTTTATTAAAATGAAATCTGACGATAAAGATCAAATTTTAAAAATGATTTTCGGAGAAGCTAAATTTGAGAAATTTAATTTCCTGCCGGTTTCAAAATTCATTTTACCCGTCAATAAACAAAATGCTTTAAAAGCAGGTACCATTGAGCAGAAAGATCTTGCCAGTACTGTGGATCAAATAACTATTGACTACAAGAAATCCAGCATGTTCAAAAACAATTTGCTGTTGATGGATATCTTAGCAAACTTCGATTGGAAAAGACCGATTAATTTCTCTTCAGGTGGAATTTACGATCCGGAAAATCTTTTCTTTTTAGGAGATTACTTACAGTACGACGGATTCAGTTACCGGTTGGTACCTATTGAAACCAAAGAGCGTGAAGACGGCGAAATGGGCAGAGTAGATGCCAACTCGCTTTACAACATTGTTAAAAATTACAAGTGGGGCAATTTCAAGAATTTGAAGGTTCATTTTGACGAAACCTGCACCCAGAATATTGTGAGTTATAGAAGTTCGGCCAGCCGTGCAGCAGAAGCATTGGCACTTTCCGGACAAAAAGCAAAAGCAGTAGAAATATTGGATTTGGCTTCCAGAGAAATTCCGGTGGCGAAATACAATGATCCGCGTTCATTAAGCTCGATGGTTTACGGATATATCGTTGCCGGACAGGAACAAAAAGGATTAGCCTTAGCTGAAGAACTGAAAAAAGGAATCTTTACAGAATATGATTATTATACCAATTTGTCAGATAAAGAGCAACGTTTTGTCAGCCGGCAGATGAGAACCAAGCCGATGGAGTATTCCCTGGTGGTAGGGGCTGTTTCAGACGCTTATACTAAAATCGGCAAGAAAGAAAAAGGGTATGATTATTTGGTAAAATCAATTGAACCTATTGATAAAAAATTCAATAATTTTGTTAAAGATTTGCAGATTATGGGTAAAGAAAAAGCCTATAATGAATCGGAAAAAGTACAGAAAATCACTCCGTTTTATACGTATTTATTTGATCTGATGAAACCGTATGATTCCACTTATGCCAAAGAAAAAGAAGCGCAAATTACCGCTGCTGTTATGAAAGCCACCCAATAA
- a CDS encoding PLP-dependent cysteine synthase family protein, protein MTNVHDNILGLIGNTPLVKLNEVTKEIPATVYAKLESFNPGHSTKDRIAIHIIEAAERKGLLKPGSTVVETTSGNTGFSIAMVCIIKGYHCILAVSDKTKKEKIAYLKALGATVYICPANVAADDPRSYYEVAKRVASETPDSIYINQYFNELNIDAHYRTTGPEIWEQTEGKITHLIACTGTGGTLSGSAKFLKEKNPAIKVIGVDASGSILKSYHETGEIHKEDIHPYQIEGMGKNLIPSALLFDKIDEFVRVNDEMAAYRTREIALKEAIMGGYTTGAVTQGLLQYANSHEFTKDDLVVVLFPDHGSRYITKVYSDEWMAEQRFVNNGVHNYDEVYKTELIK, encoded by the coding sequence ATGACTAATGTTCACGATAACATTCTGGGCTTAATTGGGAATACTCCTTTGGTGAAACTAAATGAAGTTACGAAAGAGATTCCAGCCACAGTATATGCTAAATTAGAATCTTTTAATCCCGGCCATTCTACAAAGGACAGAATTGCAATTCATATCATAGAAGCAGCTGAAAGAAAAGGCTTGTTAAAACCCGGTTCAACCGTGGTAGAAACGACTTCCGGAAATACCGGTTTTTCAATTGCGATGGTTTGTATTATCAAAGGCTATCATTGTATTCTTGCCGTAAGTGATAAAACAAAGAAAGAAAAAATCGCCTATCTGAAAGCTTTGGGTGCGACGGTTTATATTTGTCCCGCAAATGTGGCGGCAGATGATCCGAGATCTTATTACGAAGTTGCGAAAAGAGTGGCTTCTGAAACCCCTGATTCAATATATATCAATCAGTATTTCAACGAGTTAAATATTGATGCGCATTACCGGACAACTGGTCCCGAAATTTGGGAACAGACAGAAGGTAAAATTACGCACCTGATTGCCTGTACAGGAACAGGAGGGACTTTATCAGGTTCCGCGAAATTTTTAAAGGAAAAGAACCCCGCTATTAAAGTAATTGGCGTTGACGCTTCAGGATCTATTCTGAAAAGCTATCATGAAACCGGCGAAATTCACAAGGAAGATATTCATCCTTACCAAATAGAGGGAATGGGAAAAAACCTAATTCCATCTGCTTTATTATTTGACAAGATCGATGAATTCGTTCGCGTCAATGATGAAATGGCGGCTTACAGAACCCGCGAAATTGCATTGAAAGAAGCGATTATGGGCGGTTATACCACAGGTGCAGTGACGCAGGGACTTTTGCAGTATGCAAATTCTCATGAATTCACAAAAGATGATTTGGTGGTTGTCTTATTCCCGGATCACGGTTCCAGATATATCACTAAAGTGTACAGCGACGAATGGATGGCAGAACAGAGATTCGTTAATAATGGAGTCCATAATTATGATGAAGTTTACAAAACAGAATTGATAAAATAA